Genomic segment of Acidobacteriota bacterium:
CGGGAGCATCTGCGACTTTATCAAGTTGAAGTGGGGCGAGGCGAAACTGCTGGCGATGGTGCGCTCGTATGCGCAGCTACAGACGACGGCGTATGTGGTGGAGCACGACCTTGGGATGCCGCCGGAGGAGTTCGACAAGCAATATATTGCCTGGATCGAGAAGCGCTATGGAAGCGAGGCGCAGCACTTCGACGAATGGCGCGTCAAGATGAAGACGGTTGCGATGGCGGCGCGAGAGAAAGATGCGGAATCGGTGATTGCGCAAGGGCCTGCGGCGATCGCGCTCTACCCGGAGTATGTGGGTGAGGGAAGCGTGTATGAGCTGATGGCGGATGCGTTCAAGGCGAAGAATGAAGCGAGCGCGGAGGAGCGTTTGCTCGCCGCATACGAACATGCGGGAGGGCAGGAGCCGTCGGCGTTGAAACGGCTGGCGGCGCTGGAGGAGACGCGCGGAGATAAGGCTGCCGCCGCGGCGACGCTGGAGGGGGTGAACTATATCTACCCGGTCAACGATGAGGAGCTTCATCACCGTCTTGGCGATCTGCTGTATGCGCAGCAGAGGTTTGATGGCGCGGCACGCGAGTACGCGGCGGCGGTTGCGTCGCGCCCGGTGGACAAGGCAGGTGCGGAGTATCGTCTGGCGCAGGCTTATTTTGCAGCGGGCCGCAGAGGCGAGGCCGAAGAGAGCGTGCTGGCTGCGCTGGAGATTGCTCCGGGATACGTGCCGGCGCAGAAGCTGTTGCTGGAGTTGCACCAGGCTGCGGGGAAATAAGATGGGAAATTATTTGAGGGGATAAACATGGCTACTTTTGCCGGTCTCGATGCAGATGCCACAGAGCTTCAACAACGCGTTGAACGATTTCATGCGGTGCGCGAGGGCATCGCGAAACAGGTGCGCGAGGTGATTGTGGGCCAGGAGGAGGTGCTGGAGCAGGTGCTGATTGCTCTGTTCGTCGGCGGTCACTGCCTGATGACGGGCATGCCGGGTACGGCGAAGACGCTGATGGTGCGCACGATCGCCGAGGCGCTGGGGCTGGAGTTCCGGCGCATCCAGTTCACGCCGGACCTGATGCCTTCCGATGTGACGGGCACGGACATCATTGAAGAAGACATGACGACGGGGCATCGCAAGTGGACGTTTGTGCGTGGCCCGATCTTCGGCAACATCATTCTTGCCGATGAGATCAATCGTACGCCGCCGAAGACGCAGGCCGCGCTGCTGGAAGCCATGCAGGAGCGCTCGTGCACGGTGCGGGGACATGTTTATGCGCTGCCTGCGCCGTTCTTCGTGCTGGCGACGCAGAACCCGATTGAGCTGGAGGGCACGTATCCTTTGCCCGAAGCACAGCTCGACCGCTTCATCTTCAACGCGATACTGGAGTATTTGACGGTTGATGAAGAGTTGAAGGTGCTTGACCTTACGACGACTACGCGCACGGCGGTGGTCCAGCCGGTGACCTCGGCGGAGGAGTTGCTGGACTTTCAACAACTGGTAAGGATGGTGCCGATTGCGGATTCGCTGGCGAGGTATGTGGTGAACCTGGTGCGCGCGACGCGTCCCAAGAGCGAGAGCGCGCCGGAGTTTGTAAAGAAGTATGTGAACTACGGCGGCAGCGTGCGCGCGGCGCAGTTCATTGTGTTGGCCGCGAAGGCGAGGGCGCTGACGCGAAAGCGGTATCACGTGACGTATGACGACATTACGGCGCTGGCGACTCCGGTGCTGCGTCATCGCATTCTTCTGAACTTCCATGCGGAGTCGGAGCGTATCGACACGGATGAGATCATGCGACGGCTGCTGGCGCATATGTCGCCGCCCAGGGAGGGATGATGCAGCGGTTTCTCGATCCCGCGGTGCTGGCGAGCATCTCGTCGCTGGACCTGATTGCGAAGACGGTGGTGGACGGCTTTGTGTCGGGCCTGCACCGGTCGCCGGACTTCGGCTTCAGCCAGGAGTTTGCGGAGTATCGCCCGTACACGCAGGGAGACGACCTGCGCCATGTGGACTGGAACCTCTTTGCGCGAACGGAGCGCTGCTACCTGAAGCGGTACAGAGGAGAGACGAACAGCCAGCTGATGATTCTGCTGGATGCGAGCAACTCGATGCAGTTCGGTTCGCGGCAGCCGGCGAAGGCGGACTATGCGAGGTATCTTGCGGCGTCGCTGTTCTACATGGCGGTGCGCAACCAGCGCGATGCTGCGGGCGTGATTGTGTTCGACGATGAGGTGCGCGATTACGTGCAGCCGTCGACGCGGCAGGGGCAGCTCGCGCGCCTGTTTGCTTCGCTGGAGCGGGCAGAGCCGCGCGCGCGAACGGACCTGGCGAAGCCGCTGACGCACTTCCAGTCCCTGCTGCATCGTCGCGGAATTGTGATCGTAATCTCGGATTTTTACGAAGCGCCTGAGGCGATTGTGCGGGCCGTTGAGCCGCTGCGGTTTCACGGCAACGATGTTGTGTTGTTCCATGTGCTCGACCCGCAGGAACTGCGCCCGCAGATGAAAGGCCCGGCGATCCTTGTCGACCTTGAATCGAACGAGAAGATTGAGGTGGTTCCGGAGTATGTGAACTCGACGTACCGAGAGAGACTGCAAGACCATATCGAACAACTAAGCACGCGGGCGCGCGCGGCGGGAATGGAATACCAGCTTCTGGCGACGGACCAGCCTCTTGATGCAGTTTTGCGCGAGTATCTTTCGCTGCGGCGGACGGGACGATGAGGGCGGGGCGATGAGGACAGGGCGATGATGGGCTTTCTGGCGCCGTGGTTTCTGGCAGGGCTTGCGGGCCTTGGGATACCGGTGTTTGTGCATCTGTTGCGCAAACATATTACTGTGCCACGTCCGGTGAGCTCGCTGATGTTCTTTGAGCGCGGAACGCAGAGCTCGACGAAGCATCACAGGTTGAGATATCTGCTGCTGTTTGCGCTGCGGTTTGCATTGCTGCTGCTGGTGGTATTGGCGTTTGCGAATCCATTTGTGCGGCGTTCGGCGAAGGGCGCGAATGGGCATCTGCTGATGATCGTGCTCGACAACTCGTTCAGTATGCGCGCGGGCACCCGGTTTGCCGATGCGAAACAACAAGCGTTGGCGCTGCTTGCGGCGAGGCCGCGTTCGCAGCGCGCGCAGGTGATTGCGTTGGGAGGGCAGGTGCAGGTATTGACGCAGCCGATCGCCGATGCGGAGCAGTTGCGCGCGGCGCTTGAAAGCGTTCAGGTCGGCGACGGTTATGGGAGCTTTGGCGAACTCGCGAAGACGGTCCGCGCACTCAGCGAGACAGAGGCCGAGCCGATCGACCTGCATCTGTTCAGCGACATGCAGCGCAGCGCGATGCCCGCGAACTTTGCGGATGCTGTGTTTCCGCAGACGGTGGAGTTGACACTGCAAAAGGTTGCGAAAGATGCGGCCCCCAACTGGACGGTTGCGAGCGTTACTGCGCCAACGGATCTTACGGACACAAAGGACGCAACAAAATCGCGGGTGCAGGCTGTTGTCGCAGGTGCGGGTACGGACGATGCGATGAAGACGGTATCGCTGGTGGTGAATGGAAGGGAGGCGGCGAAGCGGAGCGTGAAGGTGCCTGCGAATGGACGGGCGACGGTGGAGTTTGCTCCCCTGGATGTTGGTTATGGCTTCAACCGCTGCGAGGTGCGCGTGGATGGCGGCGATGCGCTTCCGGCGGACGACGCGAGTTTCTTTGTTGTGCGGCGGCTCGATCCGCAGCGCGTTTTGTTTGTGCATAACGCGCGCGATGAGCGGTCGCCCTTGTACTTTGGCGCGGCGTTGAATGCGGCGAGTCACGGGGCCTTTGTGGTGCAGGCAGTAGCGGCAGAGCAGGCGACCGACATCGATCCCAAAAAGTTTGCCTTTACGGTGCTGTCGGACACGGCGGCGCTGCCTTCGATCTTTGAACATACGCTGGAGCAGTATGTGACGAGTGGCGGCGATGTGTTGATTGCCGCTGGCGTGGAAGTGGGGCGGCGGGGAAGCGTGCCGCTGTGGGGCGGCAAGCCGGCGAAGCCGCGCAATCTTACGGCTGCGGTTGGCCAGGTGGACTTTACGTATCCCGCTCTGGAGCAGGCGGAGCCGGGACGCGACAACGGAGGCTGGGCTGCGGCGCGGTTCTTCTACGTTGTTCCGGCCGACGCTTCTCATACGCGGGTTGTGGCGCGGCTGAGCGATGGCACACCTCTGTTGCTGGAGAGGCAGATGGGTGAGGGCAGAGTGCTTCTGTTTGCATCAGGGCTTGAGAACCTGACGAACGACCTTCCGCTTCACCCTGTGTTTGTTGCGTTTGTCGATAAGGCGTCGCGATACCTTGCAGGCGGCGAAGAGTTGAGCGGAGCGAAGACGGTGGACTCGTTCGTCGAGCTGCGCTCTTCGGCGGAGACGCCTGGGAGGACGGCGAACGCTGAGGTGATTGATCCGGGCGGGCGGAGGCCGCTCTCTTTGAGCGAGGGGCGAACGGCGCGGGCGTTTCGCCTAACGAAGGCGGGCTACTATCAGATTCGCTTTGCGAATGGCCGCAGCGGTGAGATCGGAGTCAATCCTGACCGACGCGAATCGGACCTGACTCCTATGTCGGCGGAGATGCAGGGGTTATGGACGGGAAGCCACGACGGCGGAAATGCAGTGGAGAAAAAGCAGGTTTCGGGGACGAATGACCGACGCATAGGACTGTGGTGGTACGTTATGCTGCTTGCACTGGCAGTTGCGGTTGCGGAGACGGCTCTCTCCAGCCGCTACCTGGGCGTGCAGCGGGAGGAAGTATGAGCAGGCGGGACGAGCTCAATTCCTACATTGCGCAGACGCGAAGCAGGCTACGCCTACAGGCGTGGACAGCAGGCTTCCTTGTGCTGGCGGGCACGGCATTGCTGACCACGATCGTTCTTGTTCTGATCCTCAACCACTATGCGTTTCCTGCTGTAGGAGTGAAGGGCGCGCGCGTGGCGCTGTTTGTTCTGCTGGGAGTTACGGCGGCGGCAGGCATCGCCCTTCCGCTGATGCGGCTTACGCCGGAGCGCACGGTTGCGAAGACGGAGCAGGCCCATGCTGAGCTGGAGCAGCGGCTGAGAACGTTCTATGAGCGGCAGCAGCAAGGTGGCGATCCCTTCATCGAACTGCTTGCTGCCGACACGCTGACACATACGCAGGACGCCGCGCCGTCGTCGCTAGCCCCAGGCAGGCGATTGTTTGCGTTTGCGGGAGTTGGGCTGGGGTGTCTTGGCGCGCTGATCTGGATGATCGTGGCCTCGCGCGGCTTTATAGGCTATGGCGCGACGCTGTTGTGGACTGGCGGGCACAAGAACGCCGCTCCTCTTTACAGCCTGGCTGTGGAGCCCGGCGATGTGACTGTGCGACGCAACAGTGACCAGCTGATTACGGCGCACGTTGTGGGGTTGCACCCGGAGAAGGTGCAGTTGTTTGCGCACTATCAGAGCGCGAAGGGGTGGGAGCCGGTTGCGATGCAGATGCTGCCGGATCAGGGAGGGAGCGCGAGCTATCAGTTTGTGCTCGCGGGGTTGCCGGAGAACGTGGAGTACTACGTGACCGCGGGACCGCTGAGTTCGCAACACTACACGGTCCGGGTGGCAGATCTTCCGACGGTGAAGAAGATTCACGTCACCTACCAGTTCCCCAAGTGGACAGGGTTGAAGCCGGCGGAGCAGGAGCAGAGCGGGGATTTGCGGGCGATTGAAGGAACGGATGCCTCGATTGAGGTGGAGATGGACAAGCCGCTCAAGGAGGGCAAGCTGGCGCTGGATGACAACAAGACGATCACGTTGTCGAGCGGAGAGGGGAATACGTACAAGGGCTCGATCCACATGGAGAAGGACGGCGCGTATCACGTTGCAGCGATCGAGCAGGGGCAGCCAGTCCGGCTTTCGGAGGACTACTTTATTGCGACGGACAAGGCGGAGCCTCCGCAGGTGAGCATCAGCCGTCCGGGCGGTGATTATCGCGCTTCGCCGATCGAAGAGGTCAAGGTTGGGGTTGAGGCGGCGGACCAGTTCGGCCTGCGAGAGATGCACCTTCATTACTCGGTGAATGGCGGAGCGGACAAGGACGTGGATCTGTTGAAGTCGCCGGGAGCGAAGAATGCGGATGGCTCGTACACGCTTCGGCTGGAGGAGTTCAAGCTGGTGCCGGGAGACCTGGTGAGTCTGTACGCCACGGCGAAGGACGGTCACGCGGAGGCGCGCACAGACATCAGCTTCGTTCAGGTGGATCCGTTTGAGCGGGAGTTCTCGCAGTCGCAGCAGAGTGGCGGCGGGGGTGGCGGTGGAGGCGGCGGACAGAGCAATCAGACCGACATGTCAAAGCGCGAGAAGGAGCTGATTGCCGCGACGTGGAAGCAGCAGAACGACAAGACGGCGACACAGAAGGACAGCGCGGTGCAGGGGCAGTTCCTTTCGGATGCGCAACAGAAGCTGCGCGACCAGGTGCAGGCGCTTTCGGCGCGCATGCAGAGCCGCGATCTGTCGGAGGCGAACGAAGAGTTCAACGGCTTTGAGAGAGACATGCAGATGGCGGCGGCGGCGATGGGGCCTTCCGCGGACAAGCTGAAGGGGATGCAGTGGAAAGACGCCTTGCCGCTTGAGCAGAAGGCATTGCAGGCGCTGCTGCGCGCAGAGGCTACGTTCCGGCAGATTCAGGTGGCGTTCGGGCAGCAGGGCGGCGGAGGAGGCGGAGCGAACTCGGCGGGGCGCGACCTGGCGAGTTTGTTCGACCTGGAGCTGGATACAGCGAAGAACCAGTACGAGACGGCGCAGAACACTTCTCCCGAGGAGCAGAAGCAGAAGGAGATTGACGACGTGCTGGCGAAGCTGGATGCGCTGGCGAAGCGGCAGGAGGAGCTGGCCAAACAGCAGAACAATCCGCAGCAGAGCTTCCAGGACCGCTGGCAGCAGGAGATGCTGCGCCGCGAGGCGGAGCAGTTGCAGCGCCAGATGGAGCAGATGGCGCAGAACGGCAATGGGCAACAGTCAGGTTCGCCGCAATCTGGTTCGCAACAAAGCGGGTCGCAACAAACTGGCTCGCAGCAATCGGGCAGTCAAAGCTCTGGCGCGTCCGGTTCCAGTCAGAGCGGTTCGCAGCAGCAGCGGAGTGCGTCGGCTGCGAGTGGCTCCTCGGCTTCGGGCAGACAGCAGGACCAGCGCGTGGAGCAGGCGCTGAGCCGATTGCGGCAGGCTGGCGATGCGATGAAGCGCAGCGGGAATCCGCAACAAAGCGCGGACGCAGCGAGACAGGCGGCAGATCGGCTTGAGGAGGCGCGAGGTCTGCTGGGCGCGAGCCGGCAGCAGATGGCCTCGGGGAAACTGGGGTCGTTATCGCAGGAGGCTGACCGGCTGGCGCAGGAGGAGCGGTCGCAGACCGACCGCATCAACGAGTTTGCGAACCGGCAGCAGGGCGCGAATCCTCTGGACCGCGACAGCGTGACGGCGAGGCTGAATGAGAGGAACCGGTTGGCGGAGGACCGTCAGCAGCTTTCCAACGATCTCTCCAGCCTGCAAAGGAACATGCGCGATTCGGCGCGCTCGATGGCGTCGAACAGCCCGTCGGCTGCGGAGAAGCTGCGCCGGGCGCTGTCGGAGATGGATGAATCGGACCTGGACAACCATGTTCAGCGGACAGCGGACTGGCTGCGCAGAGGGATCAATCCCAACTCGAATGGAACAGAGGCGGAGATCGCGCAGGGCTTGCAGAAGTTGAGCGGTCAGCTTCGCGACGCTCAGAAGGATGCCGGACAAGCAGCGCCAGGCGGAAGACGCGATGGCGCGGGCCGTGGCGACCAGACGGCGGCGCTGGACCAGGTGAGGCGTCTGCGCGGGCAACTGGAGGCGATGGCCGGACCTGCCGGAGATCGGCAGGGAGCGAACCGGCAGGGCAATCAGAGAGGCCAGGGTTCCGCGGATGGTAGGGATCCGTCTCAGTCGGCCAACGGACAGATTCAGCGCGGCGGGCAGGGACAGCAGGGGCAGCAGGCGGGGACTCGATCGGGCCAGGGACAGCAGGCAGGGAACCGCACTGGCCAGGCAGGCGACGCGAATGGTGAGATCAGGGCCGGGGGCGGAGGGTATGCCGATGGCACGGTCTGGGGAAATATCAACACGGGCAACAACAGCTATGGCGCCGGATCTTCGCGACCGGCGCCGACGGATGCCTCGGGCAATCCGCGCGATACGGAGCAGACGTACCGGCAGCAGATGCGCGAGTTGGAGCGGTTGCGGCAGATGGTGCAGGGGGACTCAGGCGCATCGAAGGAGGTCAGCGAGCTGACGAAGCAGATGCAGGCGCTCGATCCGTCGCGTTTCCCCGGCAACCCGGCGATGGTGGAGCATCTGCACCGCGAGGCGCTGAGCGCCATTGACCGGCTGGAGTTGCAGTTGAAAAACGGCGGCGCAACAGCAGAGGCTCGGTCGGGCAAGCCGGACACGGTGCCTTCGGGGTATCAGGAGCCAGTGGCGGAGTATTACCGTCGCTTGAGCAAGGCGCGGTGATCGCCGCGGAACCATAGGCGAACGGCCGGCGTCGAGAGGTAGCAGATCAGGCAGAGCGCGAGGAGCGCCTCGATCATGGTGGTCAGGGTACCGAGGTGGACCGGGGTGAGCGGTTGACGGAGGGAGCTCCTGGCGATCCACAGGGACTGAAGGGCGAGGAGAATGGCGACCCAGCGGGCCCAGTTGCGTCCCTGAAGATAGAACCAGAGAAAGACATAGCAGGCAGCGACGATGAGGGTATAGGTAATGATGGAGCTGGTGGAGCGGTCCTGCTGGAGGATCAGAAGATAGTCGAGCGCGGTGGTGGCGCACATCAGGGCAAAGGTGATGGTGACGCCGATGGGGCGGGGCATAGGGTTGCAGTTTATCGCGGCATCCGGCGTCCTTAGGCACTTCAGTTTGTTTTACTTGCACTGAGTCTTTTGGGTGATACGCCTTGAATTTTCCGTGTGGTCTACTACGTGCACGGGAGGTTCGACCCGGCAGCGGCTGCGGTCATTCGAGCGGTGCACTCTCTTGGGTTGGTGTTTGTTCAAATCTACCGGCAAGCGATATTGTGGAGCCACGCCTGAAGACCCGGTTATGAGGGCGTGTGTGGGCCTTCCTCGACTGGAACTATCTGCGTAGCCGCAAGATCGCTACGTTCTAACAACATTCTTACAGGGCTTCATCCCGATGCAGGAGTTTCTGGCATTGCGTGTGAGGGAGACGCTGCTGGAATAGCAGAGAACGGTATGTGTGCGGTGAAAGACGGCAGACCTGAACCGATAGCGATTGTTGGCATGAGCTGCCGTTTCCCCGGCGCGGAGGATCCGGATGCGCTTTGGAGGATGGTTGCCGAACGCCGGGAGGGCGTGTCGGATTATCCGGGGGGGCGGACGCCGGAGCTCGATGCGTTTTACCGGAGGGTCGGCATGGCGGATGGGCCGGCGTCGATCCGCGGCGGGTTCCTGCCGGAGATCGACAAGTTCGACGTGGGGTTCTTTGAGATGTCGCCGCGCGAGGCGGAGTGGCTGGATCCGCAGCAACGGCTGCTGCTGGAGGCAAGCTGGGAGGCGCTGGAGGACGCGGGTATTCCGCTCGACCGGCTTTCGGAAGAGAAGACGGGAGTCTTTGTCGGAGTCTGGGTAAACGAGTACGAGCACCACGCGAAGGCGAACGCTCCTGTATCCGAACTCTTTGTGATTACGGGCGGCGCGCTGTTTGGAGCCTCGAGCCGCTTGTCGTATCAGTTCGACCTGCGCGGTCCTGATGTTTCAGCGAACGCGGCATGCGGCTCATCGCTGGTGGCGGTGCATCTGGCAACGCAGTCGCTGCGCGCGGGGGAGTGCTCGGTTGCGCTGGCGGCCGGGGTGAATGTGCAGGTGCGGTATGAGTGCACGCAGGCATTCAGCCGAGCGAAGATGCTTTCTCCCGATGGACGCTGCAAGTTTGGGGCGGCTACTGCGGACGGGTTTGTTCGTAGCGATGGCGTGGGGACACTGGTGCTCAAGCGGCTTTCGGACGCGGAGCGCAACGGCGACAGGATCCATGCGCTGATTCTGGGGACGGGGATGGCCAACGATGGCCGGGGCAGTGGGCTGCTCATGACGCCCAGCGCCAGCGGCCAATGTGACGCGATGCTTGCCGCGGTCCGTAATGCCGGTGTTGACGCGAAGACCGTGGATTATGTGGAAGCGCATGGCACGGGAACGCGGGCGGGCGACCCCATCGAGCTGGCGGCGATCTCGGAGGTGTTCGGGCGGCCTGAGGACGGAGTGAACCCGTGCCGTACCGGGTCGGTGAAGACGAACATCGGTCATACGGAGTCGGCGGCGGGGGTGTCGGGCATCATTCGCGCGGTCGAGGCGATGAAGCATGAGCAGTTTCCGGTGAGCCTTCATGCGGAGGAGTTGAATCCCGCTCTTGCCTGGGATGGGCTTGGCGTCAGGCTGGTGCGGGAGGAAGCGCGGTGGGAGAGGCAAGGACATCCGCGTCGCGCATCGGTGAATGGCCTGGGGCTGACGGGGACGAATGCACACATCATTCTTGAAGAAGCCCCCTCTGCCAGGGTCGTTTCGGGTAGCCAAAGTAATGAAGATTATCTGCTTGTTATTTCAGGTGGATGCAAGAAATCTCTAAAGCAAAAAATGAGGCAATATCGCGATGCAATCGCTGGATTGCCGGCTGGGGATGAGGAGCGCGGGCGACTTTATGACTTCTGCTATACGGCCTCGGCCCGGCGAACGCATCTTGCGTACCGAAGCGCGGTTGTGGGGGACAGCGCGGCTGGGTTGCAGAGACAGCTCGAGCTACTGATGGATGAGCAGGATGCCACCGCAGGCTTGACCGGGGTTGTGGAAGATGGCCGCCGGCGGAAGATCGCGTTTGTCTTTCCCGGTCAGGGGTCGCAGTGGGCGGGCATGGGGCGGGAGCTGCTTCGCAGCGTTCCTGCCTTTCGCGAGGCGATGACCCGGCTGGATGCAGCGATTCAGCCGGAGGCGGGCTGGTCGGTGCTGAAGCAGTTGGAAGACCCGGCCTTCGATGAGCGGCTGGCGCGGATCGATGTGATTCAGCCGACTCTGTTTGCGATGGAGGTGGCCCTGGCGGAGCTTTGGCGCTCGTGGGGTGTGGTTCCGCAGGCGGTGATTGGGCACAGCATGGGAGAGGTTGCGGCGGCGTGCGTTGCCGGGGTGCTGACCTATATAGGTGCTGCGGCGATTATCTGCCGGCGAAGCAGGTTGCTGATGCGGGTTGCGGGCGCGGGGGCGATGGTGGTGGTCGACCTGCCGCACGAAGAGGCGCAGCAGGAGATTGCGGGGGCAGAGGACAAGGTATCGGTGGCGGTCTCCAACAGCCCGCGGTCGACGGTGCTGGCGGGAGATCCGGCGGCGCTGGACGAGATTGTGCAGAGGCTGGAGGCCAGAGACGTCTTTTGCCGCTGGGTGCGCGTGGATGTCGCTTCGCACAGTCCGCAGATGGACCCGCTGAAGGCGGAGCTGCTGGCTGCGCTTGGAGAGGTGCAGCCGCAGGCGGGGAGCGTGCCGGTGTGCTCGACCGTGCTCGCAGGCATGGTTGAAGGGGCGGCGCTGGATGCGCGGTACTGGGTCTCGAACCTGCGCGAGCCTGTGCTGTTTGCGCGTGGAGTGGAGGAGCTACTGCGGCAGGGGTTCGACACGCTGATTGAGATGAGTCCTCATCCGATCCTTGTGCCGTTTGTGGAGCAGACGTCGGAGGCTGCGGGAAGGAAGGCGCTGGCGGTGGGATCGCTGCGCCGGGAAGAGCCGGAGATGGCGACGTTGATGGTCGCGGCGGGACGCCTCTACGTGAATGGCGCGAAGCTGGATTGGGACGCGATCTATCCGGCGGGCAATCTTGTGAAGCTGCC
This window contains:
- a CDS encoding AAA family ATPase; amino-acid sequence: MATFAGLDADATELQQRVERFHAVREGIAKQVREVIVGQEEVLEQVLIALFVGGHCLMTGMPGTAKTLMVRTIAEALGLEFRRIQFTPDLMPSDVTGTDIIEEDMTTGHRKWTFVRGPIFGNIILADEINRTPPKTQAALLEAMQERSCTVRGHVYALPAPFFVLATQNPIELEGTYPLPEAQLDRFIFNAILEYLTVDEELKVLDLTTTTRTAVVQPVTSAEELLDFQQLVRMVPIADSLARYVVNLVRATRPKSESAPEFVKKYVNYGGSVRAAQFIVLAAKARALTRKRYHVTYDDITALATPVLRHRILLNFHAESERIDTDEIMRRLLAHMSPPREG
- a CDS encoding DUF58 domain-containing protein; its protein translation is MMQRFLDPAVLASISSLDLIAKTVVDGFVSGLHRSPDFGFSQEFAEYRPYTQGDDLRHVDWNLFARTERCYLKRYRGETNSQLMILLDASNSMQFGSRQPAKADYARYLAASLFYMAVRNQRDAAGVIVFDDEVRDYVQPSTRQGQLARLFASLERAEPRARTDLAKPLTHFQSLLHRRGIVIVISDFYEAPEAIVRAVEPLRFHGNDVVLFHVLDPQELRPQMKGPAILVDLESNEKIEVVPEYVNSTYRERLQDHIEQLSTRARAAGMEYQLLATDQPLDAVLREYLSLRRTGR
- a CDS encoding BatA and WFA domain-containing protein, whose protein sequence is MGFLAPWFLAGLAGLGIPVFVHLLRKHITVPRPVSSLMFFERGTQSSTKHHRLRYLLLFALRFALLLLVVLAFANPFVRRSAKGANGHLLMIVLDNSFSMRAGTRFADAKQQALALLAARPRSQRAQVIALGGQVQVLTQPIADAEQLRAALESVQVGDGYGSFGELAKTVRALSETEAEPIDLHLFSDMQRSAMPANFADAVFPQTVELTLQKVAKDAAPNWTVASVTAPTDLTDTKDATKSRVQAVVAGAGTDDAMKTVSLVVNGREAAKRSVKVPANGRATVEFAPLDVGYGFNRCEVRVDGGDALPADDASFFVVRRLDPQRVLFVHNARDERSPLYFGAALNAASHGAFVVQAVAAEQATDIDPKKFAFTVLSDTAALPSIFEHTLEQYVTSGGDVLIAAGVEVGRRGSVPLWGGKPAKPRNLTAAVGQVDFTYPALEQAEPGRDNGGWAAARFFYVVPADASHTRVVARLSDGTPLLLERQMGEGRVLLFASGLENLTNDLPLHPVFVAFVDKASRYLAGGEELSGAKTVDSFVELRSSAETPGRTANAEVIDPGGRRPLSLSEGRTARAFRLTKAGYYQIRFANGRSGEIGVNPDRRESDLTPMSAEMQGLWTGSHDGGNAVEKKQVSGTNDRRIGLWWYVMLLALAVAVAETALSSRYLGVQREEV